The Anopheles cruzii unplaced genomic scaffold, idAnoCruzAS_RS32_06 scaffold01132_ctg1, whole genome shotgun sequence sequence TCATTTCGCCACGAGAAACATTCCCCGGGCCGCATCGGTCTTTAATCACACGGGGCCAATTCGGGGGAACAGATGTTACAAATTACACAACCAGCGGGCTTTTGGCACAGGCCGGCAGATAGGAGAGGGGGCAGCGAACTTTTCCACGGCAGGAACCTATGAATTACGACaagcacgacgacggtgctgaTTAGGCACCGTGGCGCGGGAagtgccggccgccggccgtcgaTCCTGGCCTCCCATCATCATTACACCCACGTGATCgcgctccggcggcggtggcggcgacggcagctgCTAATCAAATCCGGGCGACCGACGTTATCGTTATGCAACATAATCACGATGCTCACTCACTGTAGCGGTAAACAGTTTCACACGTTCACCGAGCCCGCGCTAATCCGGCCCGGCGCTTTCCCGGCGCCCCGAAGCGCAACCGGGTGGCAATCATAACAAAACTGCGGATCGCATTGGCCCCGGCACAAGCGCCACGAACGAGTGAATCGGTTGCCCGTGGCAAACCATGTTGCGGCCCGTGAACCTTCGCCgtttgaacttgaacttgacTATCCATCGCAAAGCGCAACCCATTACCGCCGTTTGTGGCTACTCCGCGGTCCGCGCGGCATAAAAAGGCCCGTGAGGCACGAGAGGCTGCTGCCTGCAGCCGAGTGTTCCGTCTTCGATGCTCTGGCGACAGAGAGACATCGATGGTTTCGTTACTAAAAATGGAACGCGGTGAAAAGATGACCCGAACCGGCGTAGCTGAGCCCGATGAACCGCGCCGATCGATAAGTGAAACTTCCCCGAACCATCTGCGGGAACGAAAGTAGGTTAGAACGTAAAAGTGGCTCCGGCAGGCGAggaatttatgcaaaaccgaTCGCACACCCGACTCAATTCATGGGCCGCCCCATTCATGAGCGTTCGGTTCGAATTCCACGCATTGActcatcgatcggcgatcggtgggGGTCAGGTAAATGGTAGGAATGCGTTACGCCGGAAGTTACCACGGACTACCGTGTTGATTAATGGGTGACAGTTGGAAACACGGGGTGCCGTTCCGAAACAAAGTTGCGGCTCCATGCATGCAAAGCATTCGACCTTCCTTCCAAGCCCTTCGTAACCTACTTTTGGACGTGAGCCGTGATTCAACTGCATATCACCCAAATGTACGAGGCGAGATTTGATTGTAGACAGAGTGTGTTACGAAATATTTTTACATTTCTACCAGCAGCACCTTAGGACCTGAAGTGCTCGGCTGGACTATGATTTCGAATATTAAATAGCAGCATTATAACCCACAAATTTTAGTTTGTGCAATTAATATAGAACACTATGAAAATGGAacagtttatgtttatggtACAGGTACAGTGTCTTTACGAGTTTAACCGCTACTTATTTTACGAAAACACTTCGATGTATCGTTCCTGAGTATCAATTTAAAAGTCATAGCTATGTTCATAGGCgcaaaaataatataaaatatcgaaaaatggcTTATGTAGTATACCAAAACGCGTATATTTCTTTAGAACACAAGCatggcaagaaaaaaaagttcgtAGATACTCCCTAAAACAATTTATGTCCGCTATAGAATATAAATTGTCCATAGTGCGGTAACATcgaaaaaacatcgaacaacATTGCGTTTGCAAAATCCATCACCAGATGGCGCTTTCACACTGAAAAATTCGGGAATGTTCGGGAAATTCGggaacattaaaaaataaaaagaaataaatttacaaagCGCCCAAAAAGTGAAACTATACCCCTGTTTATTAAATGCTTGCAAATGGACCAACGATATCTGAAGGCAGTCAAGAACTTGAGCCAAGCATTTAATCCGCGTCCTCTATTCGATTCGTGGTTCACAGGGCTAGTGCTTTAATCCGTGACATCCAGCACGCGACTGAGAATATCTTCAATCATCTCGTTGGCCATCTGTTccacttcttcttcctccGCAGCCCCGGCATCGAACTCGCCACCATACATTTCCGCACCATCCTCAGCCAGACCGAAGAAATCACTTCCCTCCACaccttcgtcctcgtcctccggCAGTTCTTCGACTTCGTTCTCCGAGTACGCCGATTCCGGTGGCTGAACGGCACGATCGATCAGACCGCTAAGCAACTCCTTTACCACGCGCCGCTCTTCCAGTTGCGGTGGCTCCGTCGTCGGACTAACCACCTCCACCGTCGGACGCAGCGGGACATCCGGCTGCTCCTGGTCGGTGTCTTCGTCCTTTCGGCTGTATATCAACTCGTGAACGTTCGCCAGCAGAGGCCGTTGtttgaatttaatgttttcgCGGGCCGCCCGCCGGAATATGTCCGGGAGGAGCATTTCGTCAGCCAACGAGCTCGCAATAATGCCCGATCCGTCAACGGTCCCCGTTCCAGGATCGGTCACTTGGTCTAGCGGTGCACTGTCGCTTCGACGGTCCGCTTCCTCGTCGAACTCACGGGCCAGCTGGTGGACACGTTCGCGCCACTCTTCCACATTGTCtccctgctgttgctgttccaGCAGCGCGTTCTCCAGATAGATGTCCACCTCCTCCCCTACGCCAACCCCGAGCGACTTCCGGTCAGTGCGGGGTTCCTCCTCGCTCACTGACTCCCGTCGTCCGCGCTCCCTTTCGGCGAGCATGTAGAACGCTTGTGTATTGCGTTCATTCTGCAGA is a genomic window containing:
- the LOC128276409 gene encoding cilia- and flagella-associated protein 91-like produces the protein HAMQKLEATFERNLRKLDRKRSEKNQRYGSRMRGQGDVPQISLETLTGGRKKYSKQSYNYDPNLIEVGLAKLEKKTTIAHKFVDPRDQRPELWKPKEVCREFQKGFWSDNFLRKLYESLKQFRNRKDSERTVPQQCLIVVSSPTDSLIVSPLTALSPEKENDTLYLQAVLLQRLLRGRATQELIHRDYASEHDLMEDLIASHRLPVVEEFFPHSEVHGRVPGAGGSVRERYLHILRNEQLLDEFVESSSHAQMSSLMGTLERELTRLQNERNTQAFYMLAERERGRRESVSEEEPRTDRKSLGVGVGEEVDIYLENALLEQQQQGDNVEEWRERVHQLAREFDEEADRRSDSAPLDQVTDPGTGTVDGSGIIASSLADEMLLPDIFRRAARENIKFKQRPLLANVHELIYSRKDEDTDQEQPDVPLRPTVEVVSPTTEPPQLEERRVVKELLSGLIDRAVQPPESAYSENEVEELPEDEDEGVEGSDFFGLAEDGAEMYGGEFDAGAAEEEEVEQMANEMIEDILSRVLDVTD